The DNA segment TGGTGGACTaagagggatgaatgaaaatatgtgaaaaatatatatataagagtggcCAAGGGATGGGTAGACAggctgacggaccgggagaaGTGGATTCTCagcattttccacttcctgaagccccACATCGTGCTTCAAAGGAAGCAAAAGATGTTGGGACTCCCgatggtatgtcttattttattgttttccatgcttaattattactgattatatTGTTATTGCATAGTTTCCATTCATTCacagtacattttataccattttctcatatatgttcctcctaATTTTAAAGACTGCTCTGCCCAAGCTCCggacctgcctgctgctgctgtgtttGCTCCTGCCCTTACACCAACTCCCTCGGTGTCTCCGGTTGATGACGCATCAGGCACCAAGACCAGGAAAACCCAAGTTTCAGAGCTCTTTGACGTGACCATCACCAAGGCACAGGCCCTCTGGGAGGACATGATGGCCTCCATCCAGGCACCTCTGCGTGACCCCAGCGTCCTCTACTGGTGCAAAACTTTTGAAGAGGTGGAGGACGACTGCACGGAGGTGTCACCTCACCTGAGGGTGACTCTGAGGATGGAAGTCCCCGGTGCCATTCAGCGCCACATGCGTGCCTCCAAAAAGAGCGTCATGAGGCCGTCGAGGAGCCTGATGCCCCACATCCTGGCAGTGACAGCGGACAGTCCGGCATCCGCAGTGCCTGCAAATCACCCTGCAAGTCAACATGGGTTTGGCCCACCTCTTGCACATTCAGGCAGTGTACAGCTGACAGCACAACAGCTGGCGGCTCTACGGGCGCAGCTGGTGTGGCCCTCAGTGACCTCCAGCCCGAAGGACCTCACCAACCTGTCCATAGACACGACATTCCTCAACAATCTTCatcattaattttaagtttatttgtcaTGTATGTGCAGAAGTGTTTAGTACTTACCGgtatatttattgtatgcttgtgtaattctttttttgtatgagtggctgtacatttttcttatatttatatgtatggttctttttgatattaaataaatatatatttgcaatatcatgtctagctctatcctctttccaattactaagtattgatgagaataatgTATCATGGATTTGGAAAAATGTCTTGTATTAAATGAAGTAGCTCAAATACAAGTATacaaataaagagggcaaaatgaacctgaatacactatCCAAgaatacattactgaattttaaataagtccaaaatactatatgtaacatatgggcacagaaacaaaattacaacaggcagaaaaaaataagcaagtcatatacaatgtcacaaatatcggagagaaggtactttcaaaaagatagaattatcatatcagaatagaatcaatgttaagtaattattacaaagggcaaaataactacatttttttcttatatttatatgtatgtttgtatttgatattaaataaatataaatttgcaatatcatgtctggctctatcctctttccaattactaagtattgatgagaaatatatcatggatttgaacaatatcttttattaaatcaactagcacaaatataagtacacaaataaagaggcaaaatgaacctgaaaagatTAACTAagtatacattactgaattttaaataagtccaaaataaatgcatgaaCAGGCATTTAAGTAAATACAACAATCAAGTAtacaggaaagtaactaaatcatgttctcctgccaatgcactgagccttcagctgatgaaaaatattctttcagcatgttCCGTCGTTGCTTTGCATCCCTGGTTGCaatgttgccggtcacggttggaggGACTGCttctaaggacgggtcactcctccagctaccaggtatgacggcatgtgtgacggggtgctcctgatctccttcttgtctgcgtgtgttttttcttattatcatattatgcagaacacatgcgggcaacactaatggctctatatggtcaggcttcaggcATATTGCCATGTGGAATATTCGGAATCTCTTTGCCAGAATCCCGAAGGCGTTCTCCACCGccctgcgtgccctacttaacctgtagttgtaaatccgttcttCCTTGGTTaggcctcttttggggtagggcttcataaggtaattcctcagagGGAAGGAATCATTACCAACTAGGAAATAGTCCACAGgggatccattaggttgacctggcagggcctcaggttggggaagatttgcttcctcttgcaacagcattttgCCCAGttgggtctgggcaaatacaccaccgtctgactctgacccagtGGCACTCACGTCGACGTATAGGAACCTATATTAAGCATCAGCAattgcaagtaataccatggagtagaacttatagttgaagtaatgcgtaccgccTCGGGGAAGGTTACAGAGCCTAATATGTTcgccatctatagctccaattacgtggggAAAGTTCCACCATTCCTCAAAACCCCATGCAACCTCCTGCcaagcttcaggtgtttgtggcacctgcagttcatCATCCCCGAAGGCAACAACAATGGCCCTGCAAGTCTCTGGTACGATGtagctaatggtgttgtgggctatcCGGAACGAGTAtagcagactcttgtatgaatcacctgtagagaggaaacgtagggtgatagcaacaagtaggcctggctcaatgggtttcctcctgaatgtcactttcttctgaatgtaggcAGTGACtcattcaacaatttcattgaagaggcccCTGTCAATCCAGGTAAAATTTttgtacaggtctggggctttggttgacaactcctccatcaggttgtcatagtgaCCTTGCTCCAttcttttctgcaggtacggccaccCCCAAACCCGCCTTTGCGGCCTCTTTTTCTTCAGTGTGTGATTTacagcaatcattgcaatctccagcaataacatggtgTGCACATATTCGACGATGAACGGCAACATTTCTCTTCTATCCGTACTTGCTGTAACTATAAGTTCGCGGATTTCAGCAATGTcctccatgttgattcagcaggaTGGTAGTATGTGTTGATGTTGTAGTGTTATGTCAGCGACTAGCAACACATGCTGCTGGCTGGCCCTTTTATAGAtggggtttaacccccgcagtaTGTGGGGACAACATGAGGTTGACACAACTCAGTAACGCACAAAGTTACACATACGGTATATGTACATTGGTGTTACGCGCTCTGCCACGCACTAATTTTCACTGCACCGCTGCTTGTCGGGCCACTTCCAGTAAGCGTCATGTCACACTTACGCAGTacgtacatttgcggcgcactataatacacCTGCTTTACGCACATCGGCCCATgtcacgtatccagttgggcagGGCTTATTCACCTCGCGTATGGTCACGTTTCACAATTTTCGGCCGTGCGTGGCCATGcatgccttgatacgtgaatgtgtgaccTTAGCATTAACCTCATCTTTACACACTGCACCAGTCACCTCTCTCCTGGACACACTTGTTCTCTTCCCCGTCATTAAGATTTTTCTATTCTGTCAAATCTTCCACTTCATCAAGCCAGAACTTTCTGAGTCAGCCTTTCGGCCTTCCCAACAACACTCCCTGATTGTACAACATTTTCAGCAACGCACAATCCTCCCTCTCCCCGCAAAGAATCTCATAACTCATTGGTCCATCCTTCACCTGTTCCACTGCTTGGACCCTTTGTAGAACCGTTACATTTCTCATCTTTTCAGTCATAATCTAACTAAAAATTCTCCAAACCGAATACTTTTATCTTCTCTTgtattcaacattcacacttaaCTCACACGGGGAAAAGATGGCTCAACAAGTCCCTATGCATTTTGCTTTCAGAAAAACATACAATTTTGAACCAATCAATTACAGTCTCATTATTATGCTTTTTTTCCCTGCTGCGTATACACGCATCATATCCTGGGTCCTTTTTAATTTCAACCTTTTAAGTGTCCCTTTTATATACTCAATAGTCTGTTCTTCAGGAATTCTCAAATTTAGATTTAATCCTCCAAGACACTGTCACTCAGATCTGcatcttttaaatttatattgaaCAGTTCCTAAAATCCACCTTTCATACGTTCCTGGACTTTCTTTATAAAACATCTTTGtttattcatcatttattcaaAGATCGATGGATAATGAACTTTCTCCATGACAAATAAATCGATTCATTAGTTGTTACCGTTGTGTCTTTCGCTTTCTCTGTGACTACCTGACTCGTTTTTTGGGACCTCGATGCGTTCCACCTGTTTCCTGCACATAAACTCCTTTCATTTCCATATCTTTAAGCTTAGTTCATTTTTCATCCATCTTCTCCATATATCTTAATGATGTCCTCACTTCTTTCTCGTCTGCCTTCAAccagataattttaaaatataccaTTTTCGCCTCCATGATCCGCCTTTATGACTTTCAAACTTAAGTTCTTTATCTTCGAAACATTTCTGAgaacaaatttccttttaaacCAGTCCTGCACAGAGCATATCTCTATATGCCTAATATTATGACCTGTTCAAAAATATAACTTGTTCCAAGATTTGACCACTATTAACACTACCATTATTTCACGATACTGAAAGAACAGTTTTGGCAAATGATGAATAAAGGATGAAATCTTCAGATAAGGCAAATTAAATTTAACAACTATCATAAAAGGAGttcaattaaatataatgaatactCGGAGACACGTAGAGAAAAAAGCGTTCAGGGGAATTTAGCAAAGAACTGGGATTACCGAAATATAGCGGGTCGTGGACAATGAGTTTTGGAAGAAGCCCTAGTGTGCCTGAGAGGCGATGAAAATGTAACAGGAAAAGAATAGCCATAACAGTCCTTGAAGTGATAGAAGTTTTTTACTGTGAAAATGGGGCCGGGAGAAACAGGTGAGGCAAGGTtattactgatgaaaaataagagacacaTGCTGGAGCGTTAAAAGAAGTTTTATTAGGGAAAGAAAACATTAGTTATACCAAACCCTAAAGATTTCTTTTCCAAATTTAAAAGGAGGTAAACCCagcccccgccctctctctctctctctctctctctctctctctctctctctctctctctctctagttcaagTTGAATGCTGACTCATTtccagtagtaataataatggtaataatgtaGTTTTTTGCAACAATAAATACCCTTTCGATGTTTCTTACATGCACGGCCAGTGAATATCttaattgttaattgaaatttgtgTCTTGAATTCGTCATGTTGACTTGCTAACAGTTGTGAGAATCTTTTTCTACATACTCGTATTCTTTGCACAAACtttcgtgaaaaaaaattactaatattctTAAGGGGCGGAGGAGGACAGTGATTGTAATTAAACGGGTTTCGCTAAACTCCTTTGCGGAagaagagttaagtatacctcagttttaccagaccactgagctgattaacagctctcctagggctggcccgaaggattagacttattttacgtggctaagaaccagctggttacttagcaacgggacctacagtttattgtggaatccgaaccacattatagcgagaaatgaatttccgtcagcagaaataaattcctctaattcttcattagccggccggagactcgaactcgggcctagcgagtgctagcccacaactctaccgactctcccaacgaggtaCTCCTTTGCGGAAGAAACTTAAATTTAAGTAGTTTCATCGTTGCTAAAATAGGCGGGATTTAAATGTTCTGacttaaaataataatgcaaatgattctgaaaagaaaaaaatcgatttctataatttttttttttattattttaccggTGATATGTGAAGCACCTTTAAAATACACGATTAAATTATGATATATTACTGAAATTCAAAGATAACAGATATTTTCATTTCGTATAGCTTAATGTATCTTTTCTTGaatgattatttaaaatgaaattcactgattTAACCTTGGGCTCTTTGACGACTTCTTCAGGCCTTAGATATCGAAAGTTCACCAGAAATGTAGAacaaacttagagagagagagagagagagagagagagagagagagagagagagagagagagagagagagagagagcacaacattTCTGTGGTTGTTTTCCAGTGatgtttctttaataataatggtgatgacagATTAGTgtcaatatataaattaacaaagacAAAATACGACCAGTGTTAATGGCACAGGCGCCGTCATGGCGTTTTCAGATCTGCCGTAAGCTGAACGATCCGTGGCTGGTGTACAACAAAGGTACTGAGAGTTAcgttggcattttatttttcgcGTTAATTCGAAGATAGCGTGTTTTACACAAGTCGACAGCAGGTTTTACTTCCACTTTTTATCTCTTAACCCTTGCTGCTCAAGAAAAAATACTGCAGTATTAAATCGGTCAGTGTTTTCTTATGATCCAGGACATCAGCCCCAAGATTTTATTTATCTTGAATGTCACCTTGTTGGctatgttaagttaagtataccttagtttaaccagaccactgagctgattaacagctctcctagggctgacccgaaggattagacttattttacgtggctaagaaccaactggttaccttgtAGCGGGatttacagcttattgtggaatccgaaccacattatagcgagaaatgaatttctatcaccataagtaaattcctcttattcttcattggccggtcggagattcgaactcgcggccagcagagtgctagctgagaacggaacccaccctcccaacgaggaactgggtaTGTCTTTACATATTTACTCTTCACTtatagaagaaaaaggggaaggagaaggaccGTAAACGGCGTTGGCTCTGAGAATATTTACCATGTTTTTGCTTCATAAGCATAACATTGTGCCCCCAACGCTTGGATAAGGCTTGTTAGTGTCCAGTGACGGTGATGTGCTGTGATGGTGCCTCTTAAAAAATCTAGACGTTGCACCATCAGAGCACCACTGAACTTAGTTTTTGGCAGGCAGATCCAGTTGAAGCGCATGCGCCCATACCCTCTTGTGAAAATTTTTTctcggttgccatggcaacggttTGTTTGCTtcttaaagaaaacggaaaattaaTTACTGCTTGAGTTACTGCTTGAAGGACGAACTGTCTattgtgatttcttttttcttcttaattttctgaatatttcaaaTGACCGAGGGATGCGTTGGCGGCTTCATAACTCCCACTGAGTATGTTGATAACggtctcattttctttttgttcaacaAAGTTGAGTGTATGAACCGTCTAAAGTCTAATgcaaagatatgtatatgtacaaaatttTACCTAATGTATATGGCTCatagctgaaataaaaaattcaattcaattcagtttaattcaatcTGCAGCCGAATGGTAGTGTTATGTGCGTATCTGTTTAATTTCGTGGAACTGAAGGTTATCGTTATGGTATTTTTGTTACGGTCCTTTATatgatgattatttatatattcatttagtgTTCAGCATATCATGGGGAAGCATTCAGTGGTGCTAATTACCATTGCGCATGTTGCAACTAACAAGGTCATCGGTGCCGAACAGAAGCACACTAAGAGGTCTTTGttaaaggaaaaagcaaaatctCCCACGACCACATTCATACCGGTCATACTTACAGTACAGCCATGCAATTTAATGTCATTTTACCAAAATGAATACACCGATATAAAGAAGCGCAACTTCTTTAACAAATATTAGTATAtcaattttgttataaataacgTTCTCGAAAGCTCTGGTGAACAGAAAACGTACTCTGTAAGCAGCCCAAGGCTATGGCTCTCGATTAGGAAGTGCTTGCAGTCAAGGGAAGTGAGCAGCCGTCAGAGATTGGCTCATGTTGCGCAGGGGAGTTGGCAAAGGCCAGTCTACTGCTTCCTTGTCATAAACATTGTACATCAGCTGGAAATTAGATTGAGGAAATTCCAGACTTTTCTTGTTGCTACCaattatagttttctttatgACTAGCCTAAgttgccttgattttttttttattattttataaatgcctGACAATCATTAAATAGCAAAGGACTAGTTCCAGGTTGATTTGACGATGTGCTCTCTGCCAAGTTGTCTGCTTGTGAATTGCACTcctaatttttttcaagatataataaaaaaaaactaaaatattgccTATTAAAATTCCGCGGATACTGATTTCTTCTGACgtcttgaaatgtttgtttgtaatcTACACTCCAGGTGGCACAGGAGAAAAAATGACTTCATACACTTGGCCTTCAAATCAGCCACGTTAAAAGCCCAAGAAATGCTTCTGCTGTTACAAAGGAATTCTTTGACCTTTTACGTTTTCGTCCGGGATGCCTACACATTGAAGTCGTCACTCTGCCATTACTGTGCAATGCaaagtattttatctttaaaaagcGTAGAGCAATGGCTACACTTTAATGTAACTACCGTCATATCTCTTCATGCGCGGGAGCTTGCAGACGACAGAAAAACATTCTTGAAAATCAGAAGCGTTTCACGATTGAACTAGACGGCAGAGCCTCTTGTTAGAAAACATTCAAAATCTGAACACATCGGAAACAAATATTTCTATTGACCTCGTCATCCCGATAATCACTATAATGCCCCGAGTCTTGACTGGATGTCGTGACTTcctgacaaataaaagaaacccaTGAAAGATTGGACGGTCATGAAACAGCAACAAAAggtgttaaattatatatatatatatatatatatatatatatatatatatatatatatatatataatatatatatatattatatatatatatatatatatatatatatatatatatatatatatatatatatgtatgtacattatatatatatatatatatatatatatatatatatatatatatatatatatatatatatatatatatatacataatatatatattatatatatatatatatatatatatatatatatatatatatatatatatatatatatatatatatatatatatatatacacatgcaagaATGCTAGCAAGTcggaataaaatagtaaaaagaaattcGGTTTTTTGATAGCAGCATATTTGCATCACTCATTCCTGAAAATTCCAAAGTGAGAAGATGTTGGGAAGAATTAATTTTATCGATAAAAACTATGggggaaaaataatcatttacTACAATGTTTAAGATCTTTCACTTTACTAATGTACTAGAAATTCTCTTTCAACGATCAAACCGGATTTTGAGAGGATGATTTTCCAAATTTTTGCaggttactttttttatttgtttttaatcctTTTCGTAAAATGAGGCTTTGTGTTTGAAGGCATACTTTCCtcttgtgtgtgtacgtgtgttttaCAATGGCTTGTACTTAATCAGCAACCTGTGCTCGAGATCTACTTGAAAATAGCACAGTGAGAGCTAAAAATagcttttaatttttgtctttgcCTGAAAACTGATAATAAACAATTCCTAATCAACTCTAAAATGCTGTCAGACTCCTTCCTCAATGTCTGCAATGGCGACACAAGtcgtaaaactttattttgaacGAGGTTGCTCCCAGCGCACAGCCTTGCTTTACTCCAAAATTTACAGGAAATTCATTCAATTGTTCTCCACCTTCTGATACCCTTTAAAAAAAGTGGAAAGTCTGGGaagacaaataaatttttctaatatcagaaaaattcattttccacTTACCCTGTCCAAAACACTGACACGGCACATAAATGCAATATGCAATACGACATATCACgattcttttttctgtatttgtttcaaATTATATTCATGCTCGAAATACATAACATATTTTTCCTGGTGACTGCAGTTTAGGTATGTAGTTGTAGTCTAGATTATGTTGGCCAGGCTCTTGCACATGGCCCGCCCCTAAGCTCAGGAAAAAATCCACCTAGTGTATTGAGCAAGAGATACTGTTTAAACGCTGCAATTATTCGGTGAaactttatttcttgcacagttGCGAAAATTTGTAATCTATAAAATCATGAGGTACAATAGCTTCTGCCTAGCAGAGGTTGATTACCTCAGACTTTAAAAGTAAGCCCTCTTCTACAATCCTTAAATCCTACGGTTCCATGATATCTAGCTCCTGTTCCATTTCGAACGGAGGTCGGTTTTGAACAGCAACATGATCAATACCCGGACCTGTATCATATTATCTTGCTTCCTCGATTTTAGGGATTTTGTGGGTCATCTGCAGTTTGTATTAACCGGGGTGGGTAAGGGCTTcaggctagcagcctcattcctAAAATACTTGCACACAACCAGATACTTCTGAAACCAACCCGGTCCCCTTTAAAAGGCGTTTGATGAAGatttacatacatccatatatatatacagtatatatatatatatatatatatatatatatatatatatatatatatatatatatatatatatatatatatatatatataatatatatgtatccaaAGATAATGACTGCAAGTCCATACAAACGTAGATTATATTTTCGGCATCaatgaaaacatgatttttcTGTGCTGGTaacccccccacctctctctctctctctctctctctctctctctctctctctctctctctctctctctctctctcagtttattatGGAATTTTGCGTAAGATACTATCTATACCTCTAGATGTGAAATCACATGTGCAACTTTtctaatgagaaagaaaataaactttcatcTTTAAGATTAGTTGCTACTTTAACCTTACAAAAACATTCCATCAAGACCCGTTGCATTATAGCAATGGTTACGTGAACTTTTGTGCCAACGCTTTTGGTATAAATTGATGGTCACCATCCAAGTATTGACCAGATAATGTTTTGCTAATCCTCACAAATCGAAAAAAGAGTAATGTAGCCTGGCATTCACAGGTGGCCAGGCCTTCAAGATTCACTACGCTACCGTTGCTTGAATTCATCATCACAATTTCTAAAAGTTACATTAATTCATATAGATACAGAAtttatgtaactttttaaaaattgtgatgaCGTATTTAAGCAACATTTTTGTGCAGTACTCATAGCTTATACAAATGAATGCCTGGCTACATTGCTTATCTTATCAGTTTCTTatgaatgcctatatatatattgcttatcttatatatatttattatatatatataattttttttttattattcaaaagatctAACCCTGTTTAATTCTATGGTATTCAGTTGTTTCAAAAACAGATTTAACAACCAACCATCAACCCACCACTTTCCTTACCAAGGCTTGTGTTTGACTCTAGGGAAtattaagaaacttttacagTGAACCTTGTTATGGATCTTATTTTTTgctaaaatggagaaacaagatGTCGAGTCTACACTTCGGAGCTCCGGAGCGGCGTGTTTCCCCGCCCTTTTTACCAGCTACGGCCGTCAGTTATTCCCAGCATTCCATCAGCTCgggttagttcctcgttggacgagtcggtagagttctcgggtagcactctgcttggccagcgttcgagtctccggccggccaatgaagaattagaggaatttatttctggtgatagaaattcatttctcggtataatgtcgttcggattccacagtaagctgtaggtcctgctgctaggtaaccaagtggttcaaagccacgtaaaataagtctaatccttcgggccagccctctctaggagaggtgttaatcagctcagtggtctggttaaagtaaggcatacttaacttttagctCCCGTCGGCGTGAAGATCCAATATCGACGGGGAACTCTTCAGGTATTTTAAGACGTCTGGTTACTTTGAGGTTGGTCTCATCATATTCTGCTGGCACACATCAAATGAGCAACTGAAGTAATTTTCCTTGAAGTCTATGCCACTAGTCTCATAAATTAAATCTcgtaacttatatatttttcacgGCCACTATTGAATTTAAGAGATCTTGTATCCTGCTTTAACAACTCATAAAAACTACTTTCAAGACGGCATATTCTTTCTTGCAAGGTTTAACCGATAGAGAGATTGGTTTACCAGAAATTTAGTTTCTAGGAATTATGTGgtctaaatttatatttgtagggTGGTATCAATATTATGGATCTCGTTAGATTTATGGTAGTGATGTTTTTGGATAGGGTGTGAGAGATTCAAGACGAGGGGGCATGGGGTTTAGTGCCATGGGCAGCGCATTTGGGtggcatcattaattttttaatagtgaCATTACTGAGACACtagtgattaaaataataaaggtgTTTAAATTTTAGCTACTCTATTCACTGTCTCCTGAaggtttaataatatatattactccTGTTCTGAATAGTAACACATACCAATATATTTTGGGATTTGTGTGGTCTTTGtcgatatacatacacacacacacacacacacacacatatatacacacacatacacatatatatatatatatatatatatatatatatatatatatatatatatatatatatatataaaaaaatataaagaaagaaaaaacgctCGTAGCGATAAATTTTCTATAgaggaggtaaagaaagaaaaatttgattCCATTTTTATTCACTGTATTTACATATCTCATAATGCCACATCAGATTTCATCACGTACTGCAGCGTCggta comes from the Macrobrachium rosenbergii isolate ZJJX-2024 chromosome 3, ASM4041242v1, whole genome shotgun sequence genome and includes:
- the LOC136850654 gene encoding uncharacterized protein, encoding MEDIAEIRELIVTASTDRREMLPFIVEYVHTMLLLEIAMIAVNHTLKKKRPQRFLYVDVSATGSESDGGVFAQTQLGKMLLQEEANLPQPEALPGQPNGSPVDYFLVGNDSFPLRNYLMKPYPKRGLTKEERIYNYRLSRARRAVENAFGILAKRFRIFHMAICLKPDHIEPLVLPACVLHNMIIRKNTRRQEGDQEHPVTHAVIPGSWRSDPSLEAVPPTVTGNIATRDAKQRRNMLKEYFSSAEGSVHWQENMI